The Zymoseptoria tritici IPO323 chromosome 4, whole genome shotgun sequence genome includes the window ACTTCGCTTGATTGCGTTTGCAGAAGAACTCTTGCAGGAGAATGCTGACATGCTCAGGACATGCCAGGCTCCCTTGGCGGAAGTCCCGGCGCCTCCTTTTTCGGCGGCAACATAACCATCAACGTCCAAAACGGCAGTCTCTCCATCGAACGACTCGACGACCAGGTCCGAAGGATCATGACTCCCTACTTCCATCTCAAGCAGGACACGGACTACCCACCCATCGATGGCAGCTCGCCTGCGCTGAACAATCGGAACCGTGAGCAAATTCCGCATAGACAATAGTCCCCTCCTGACATCCTCCAGCATCGTCATTCAACTACACCTTCACGTTCGGCCCTGCGGACGTCGACGTCCGCGAAAATCACGCAGACCACATACGCGAGCTCGGCGCGGCGGGGATCGTTCTGCTCAAGAACGTCAACAACACACTTCCTCTCCAGAAGCCAAAGAACATCGGCGTGTTCGGCAACGATGCAGGCGATCTAACCGACGGTCTCTACTCAGCAGGCAACCGAGACCTAGGTAACGTCGGCTACGACTTCGGCGTGCTACCTGTTGGAGGCGGATCCGGCACCGGTCGTCTCACGTATGTTATCTCACCGCTGGAGGCGATCAAAACCCGCGCTGCAGAGCAAGGGAACAAGCCGTTGGTGCAGTATGTGCTTAACAACACACTTGTGAATTTGTCGAGAGGATTGTATGTGTGCACAATTTTCATCCGCTGATCGAAACTGACTATGAGCAGCAACATTCTCTTCCCACGTCCACCAGAAGTATGCATGGTGAGTATTTCAAGGGTAGAAGGTTGTTGTTCTAGCATCCTAATCTGCAAATACTAGGTATTCCTCAAGACCTGGGCCACCGAAGGTGATGACCGGACTTCGCTGCTTGTCGACTGGAACGGCACCGCGCTAGTCAACACGGTCGCTTCGCAGTGCTCAAATACGATTGTTGTCACGAATAGTGGTGGACTGAACGTCCTGCCCTTTGCGGACCATCCGAATGTGACGGCGATCCTGGCGGCTCATTATGGTGGTGAGCAGCAGGGTAATTCGATTGTGGATGTGAGTTTTGCCAAATGGAAGATGTCCGACCAGTCCGAATTTACTGATGATTATATAGGTCCTCTGGGGCGACGTCAATCCCAGCGGCCGCCTGCCATACACCGTCGCCAAGAACGAGAGCGACTACGACTTCGCCGCCATTACCAACTCCACCGCTCTGCTCAACTCCTCCGACCCGAACGCCTGGCAATCCGACTTCAAAGAGAGACTTTTGATCGACTACCGTAAGCCTTTGCCGTCAATCCCTTTACCCTAAATCCCTTTACAGCCTCCGTAACTGACACGCCAAGGCTGGTTCGACTACTTCAACACCACAGTCCAATACGAATTCGGCTTCGGCCTGAGCTACACcaccttctccctcgccgaTCTCGCCATCACTGCGCTCAGCACTTCAGCAGTACCCTCAACTCCACCCGCTCACTCTATCGCTCCAGGCGGTAACCCTGCGCTATGGCAAGCCCTATTTCGTGTAACCACAACTGTTACCAACACTGGCTCGGTACCCGGCGCCACCGTTCCCCAGCTATATTTAGCTCTGCCAGGCCCACCGAACGACGATATCACGCCAGTGAGAGTCCTGAAGGGCTTCGAGAAAGTGTTCCTACAGCCGGGAGAGAGCCAAGAGGTATGTTTCGACTTGGCCAGGAGGGATCTATCGTACTGGGACGTGGTTACCCAGGACTGGAGAATCGCGGAGAGAAGTATTGGAGTCGAGGTGGGGTTCTCGAGTCGGGATGTTAAGCTGAATGGGGAGTTGCAGCCGCTGGCGTAGACGGTGGTCAAGCTGCTTGAAATCGCAGTGTTGAAAAGTAGGCTCCAGAAGTTCCACGTCTCTTCGCGTCGCGATAGCCACGTCCGCGCTTATTACCAAAAATTCTCAGAATACGATGGCTATGGTCCATACATCTGCCCTGCATTTGTAGCGCGGCGGTGTAAAGCTTCAGATCCAGGAAACATATCGTTCCCGCAACAGCACTGCTAGACGCCGTGTGGCGGGTTCGTAGCGGATAGTGGCCAGTGCAAGGATCCGGTGGGAGAATGAGGCTGAGGAATTTACCGTCCAGCATAGCCTTGCGGTGGGTGGTGTTCGCTTTACACGCATCATGGCGTATGCGGATCCAGGGTTCCGTCCGTGGAAGTCTGGCCTGTTCCATGTGCGACTTCATGGCGGAGCCCAAGACAATGAAGCCTCATGTTGCGCTCATCTCGGACTTGACATCATTGTTCCTACCAAGTGCACGCTCCACTGCTCCTGGGGAAGCACCCTCGATCGCCTCCAGTATGAAATCATCCCAAGGCCCGACCCACCATCTCGCCCGGAACCTTGACACTAAATTTGCATAGTTCACCAGTACAACCATAGCATCCGGCTTCCGCTGTCGAATCTGCTCCCGGAACTCATCTGAGCACACGGCCGGTAGCAATGCAATGCCTCTGACGTCCTGCCGCTCAACGTCGAATCTCGTCCAAGCTGCGATCAGGATGCCAACGGCCGCCGAACAGGTCTCGTCCAGCTGGAGTGAGCCCAACGCTCTCGATAGTTCGGTCTCCTGCTCGGGCACGAATGGCGAGGGTTTGTTCCTTTCTGGACTCATCGTCTCGATGAGCTGTCCGTTCGTGGGATCATTGTGCATTTGCCATAGCGCTTTCGGCCCACGCATCAGCGCGAAGACATCTAGAATGTCGTCTAGTGAAGGTTTCGTGGTTGCTGAGTGAGCTGAGCTGAacgcgaggatgatgagcatgagtgagaagatgaaggcggCGTTCCCGTCGGCTGAGTCCTCGCTTGCGAGCTGTACGCGGAATAGCATGATGCCGGCTTGTTGATGTTGCAGACCTCGGGCACGGTACATTGTGGCGTGGGTGATGTCACCACTGGCAGTATATTGACATGCCAACTCCAACGCCGATAGTGCAAGCATGCCATGTTGCAAGATCACGCCCGAGGGAAGCTGTGCCTTGGCGGGTACGATGCCTTGCCATACGTGAGCGCCGCCGTCGCTCGGAAAGAGGTGTAAGGACGTGACGGTGGAGTAGTGATGCATCAACGCCAGATCCAGTCCGTCGAATGAATGGCTTGAGGGCACTGCTGGCGCCGCGAATGATGAGCCATTCGAGCTATTCCCTGGCGGTGTCGTGGACGAGGCATCTCCGCCAGGAAATCGACATTCCTCCTTTCGTCGCCTGCAGTTCTTGCATTCCGGTCTAGCCTCGTCGCACTTTACGCTGCAGGAGATTCAGCTTCAGGGTCGCTTTCCTTTGGTCTCGAAGGGAGAGAAGTAAGCTTACTGCctggccttgcaagcaaaaCATCCCGTGGTCGTCTTCCCATGAAAGCGACGAGTCGGCATGCTCGTATTACTAACAAGCGTATGAAACGATGATCATGTAGTCGTGGCAAGCACGTGAGACCTCACGATGTACGAGGCGAATGGAGACGGGAGTGTAGATCTTCACATGTCCGGTGGGGAGAGGACACCACTCACCGGCCAGACGTAAGCGAAACGCCTTGACCACCAAGGGGAATCCTTCCTCGTGAGCTAAACTCTATTTGGTCTTTCACGAGGTAGAACGAACCTTCCCAACGCCAAGCACTTTTCTTTCGCTTTCACTGACAAAAGTTTGGCTCGGTTGGCTCATAATCCGTCAGAGGATGCCAACGCCACCGCGTAGTCACCGCGTAGACGACATCGCCTGAGAGGCTCCATAATAATCCTACAGAACGCCATGGACGCCAAAACTTGCGGCTGGTCCGACTGTGAGTTGGAACCTTACTCCTACATACCTCCTGAAGTGTCGACGAGTAATAACGGCGGTAACGATGTCATTCAGACAATGCAAAGAAGTCTCGCCGCAATGTCCGGTTGAGGCGACAACCTACGGATACTACCCGGTCCTGAGTGGGAACATCGCCTTGCTCGTGGTATTCGCCATCACTTTCTTCGTCCAGCTTTTCCTAGGCATCCGAGCAAGATTACCGGCATTCACATCCGTGGTAGCGATAGGATGCATGGGAGAAGCAATAGGTTATGGAGGCAGACGTACGTATATTGAATCATCTCCTTCCCTTCGACACGACTCTGACGAAGCACAGTAATGCTGAATGAGAACCCCTGGGACGACACGGGATTCAGAATTCAAATCGTCTGCCTCATTCTCTCGCCCTCCTTCCTCGCAGCAGGCATCTACCTCACGCTCAAGCACATCGTGCTCACTCTCGGGCCGGAGTGCTCCCGCCTCAAACCTCGCCTGTACACCTGGATTTTCATCTCCTGCGACGCTTTCAGTATCATCCTGCAGgctgctggaggaggtgTGGCCGCTTCGGCATCCGCTGATCTGGTCAATATTGGAAACAGAATCATTATTGCTGGTATTGCATTCCAGGTCGCGACGATGTTCATCTGCATGTGTCTAGCCCTTGACTTTGCGCTACGACTTGGCAAGAAAGCGAAGTTGTCGAAGGCGAATGGTGCGAGGCTTGAGAGGGTACAGACGTATGCTACGAAGCCGGCGTTTTACTTCTACCTCTCGCTTTCTGGATTGGCGTTCCTGACGATATTCATTCGGAGTGTTTACCGGTATGTCGACTTTGTTGGTTTCCAGTCGCAATATTGACTGACAGTCCTCGCAGCCTACCAGAAATGGCCGGTGGATGGGGAAATCCCTTGATGCAGAGAGAAAAGGAattcctcgtcctcgatggAGCAATGGTCGCGATCGCAGCCGTCGCCATGTCCATTGCGCATCCAGGCATCTTCTTCCCAGAAATGAAGACAAAGCGTCCGGTGTCTCCAACGAGCTCAAGTtccgacgaggagaaggccgCCCAAGACGCGCCGTGAGCTCGACGGATAGAGAGTTTCCAGTGCAAGCAGGCACACGATGTATATGACGACAGATTCGAGCGTACAGGATAAGGAGCTACAGACGAGCGAACAGAAGAACTGAGGTTTGGGAGTAATGCGAACGTACCAAATAGATACAGACGGAGGCTTTTGCAGCGTCAGAGCGATACAAGTCTAATAAGAGCAGATCTGAATCATCTCTCGATCAGCACAATTCAGTCCTCCGCACAGCCCGCGTCTCAGGACGACACCACCACCGGCACCTCgtccttcaccttcacctccgccttctcgCAGACGAACAAATGCATTGGACTGAAGATGCCTTCCTTTCCGCCATCCCGGCACGAGTACACGCACATCGACACAGTCTCGAGCGCCTGCATGCGCGATGGATGCAGCAAATGCATCGCATTCATCACCTTGGCGAGATACCAGATGCACTTGAACGGCTTCTCGCCCATTCTCCAGGCCATGAATCGATCACGCATTGTCGTGGCGTGCTTGCCGTCGAGAGCCCACCTGAAGACACAGGAAGTCAGAACACATGTACTTCTCCCAGCCATCAAGCATGGGAAGGAACGACGAAGGAAGACTCACCACCACGGTATAGGATTCGCCTTCGCAGTCGCacgatcctcctccatcaccatccTAAACCCCGCACCCTCCAACTTCTCCACATGACTCCCCACCGTCGTCATAAACGGCACAGCACCACCCTTCTCAATCTCCGACCGAATCTTCCGATGCTTCTCATTCTCCCCATCATACTTGTCCGTAATCACCCAGTCCAAAAACCCCAATTTGCCTCCTGGCTTCAACACCCTCCACACCTCACTATACGCCTTCTCCACATCCGGAGCACAGCACAGCGCCTCAATCGAGTACGCCCGATCAAACGTCTCGTCTGCAAACGGGAGATCCACGAAGTTTCCCTGCACCATGTGGCACTGGTCGCTTAGGCCGTCTTCAGCGTTATACAGATTGCTCCGCTCTACGTGCATACCGTTGATCGACACGCCGGTGATGTGCGCGCCAGTGAAAGCGGCAATCTCCCTCGCGGGCCCGCCGACGCCGCAGCCCAAGTCGAGGACTTTCATGCCCGCCCGGATGTCTGTCACCATCGCGAGATGGTGGTCGTGTCGAGCCTGGGCGGTTTCCCAGGACTCCCGCGGTTGGTAGCCGCAGAAGTGGAATTTGTCGCCCCAGCCGCCTTGGTAGTGGTCTGTGATGAAGTCGTAGTAGAGGTCGTTGAGTTCGGCGGCGTCGGCGTTGCGCGTTGCGCGTTCGGCGTCGGTGACGTTGGCGAGGTTTTCGTCGCCGCCCCAGGTGGATTTGTAGCGGGCGCCGCTATTGGGTGGGGGTTTGGCAGCCATGATGGATGGATGTTGTAGTGGTgagaggatgtcgatgtgaAGATC containing:
- the MgBGL9 gene encoding putative beta-glucosidase (Beta-Glucosidase (Glycosyl Hydrolase Family 3)) — encoded protein: NATGSGWDEAFAKASVFVSRLTLEEKATLVTGTGGPCVGNIGSVPRLGFNGMCLQDGPLAIRVADYASVFPAGLTVAASWDRKLAYQRGQNLGDEFKNKGAHVMLGPVAGPLGRSAYGGRNWEGFSPDPHLTAVMFEETILGAQDRGVQACAKHYIGNEQEVQRNPGNNDNGERIEAVSSNIDDRTMHELYLYPFANAIRAGAASIMCSYQRVNGSYGCQNSKTLNGLLKDELGFQGYVVSDWGGTHSGYQAINAGQDMDMPGSLGGSPGASFFGGNITINVQNGSLSIERLDDQVRRIMTPYFHLKQDTDYPPIDGSSPALNNRNPSSFNYTFTFGPADVDVRENHADHIRELGAAGIVLLKNVNNTLPLQKPKNIGVFGNDAGDLTDGLYSAGNRDLGNVGYDFGVLPVGGGSGTGRLTYVISPLEAIKTRAAEQGNKPLVQYVLNNTLVNLSRGFNILFPRPPEVCMVFLKTWATEGDDRTSLLVDWNGTALVNTVASQCSNTIVVTNSGGLNVLPFADHPNVTAILAAHYGGEQQGNSIVDVLWGDVNPSGRLPYTVAKNESDYDFAAITNSTALLNSSDPNAWQSDFKERLLIDYRWFDYFNTTVQYEFGFGLSYTTFSLADLAITALSTSAVPSTPPAHSIAPGGNPALWQALFRVTTTVTNTGSVPGATVPQLYLALPGPPNDDITPVRVLKGFEKVFLQPGESQEVCFDLARRDLSYWDVVTQDWRIAERSIGVEVGFSSRDVKLNGELQPLA